A window of Desulfovibrio sp. contains these coding sequences:
- the era gene encoding GTPase Era, which translates to MTDLQYRCGWVALMGPPNAGKSTLLNSILGQKVTIVTPKPQTTRNQIVGIHTDADSQIIFMDTPGLTQVRGRLSKTMIQAVWQSLGQADIIMPVLDAHLYIRHPEFLDRDLAPVAQALASDDRPMIVVVNKVDLFSDKSRMLPLLTRLHEMWPKAEIFPVSALRRDGLVDLVALINKKLPTGVAQFPEDQISTAPMRFMTAEIIREKLFLHLRQEVPYSVAVDVENWEEDEERGQTVIHATIYVARPMHKAMVIGRAGQSIKAIGTEARKDIQTLVGGKVHLELWVKVREHWTEDAAFLRDIGMMAE; encoded by the coding sequence ATGACCGACCTGCAATACCGTTGCGGCTGGGTGGCACTTATGGGGCCGCCCAATGCTGGCAAATCCACTTTGCTCAATTCCATTCTCGGGCAGAAGGTGACCATTGTCACACCCAAGCCGCAGACCACACGCAATCAGATCGTGGGCATCCACACCGATGCGGATTCCCAGATCATTTTTATGGATACTCCCGGTCTCACCCAGGTGCGTGGCCGCCTGAGCAAGACCATGATCCAGGCCGTATGGCAAAGCCTTGGGCAGGCCGACATCATCATGCCGGTGCTGGACGCCCATTTGTACATCCGTCACCCCGAATTCCTCGATCGCGATCTGGCCCCGGTGGCCCAGGCTCTGGCCAGTGATGACCGCCCGATGATCGTTGTGGTCAACAAGGTTGACCTCTTCAGCGACAAAAGCCGCATGCTGCCGCTGCTCACACGGCTGCACGAAATGTGGCCAAAGGCTGAAATATTCCCCGTGTCCGCCCTGCGCCGGGACGGCCTGGTCGACCTTGTGGCGCTTATCAATAAAAAGCTGCCCACGGGGGTTGCCCAGTTCCCCGAAGATCAGATATCCACCGCGCCCATGCGCTTCATGACGGCGGAAATCATCCGCGAGAAGCTGTTTCTCCATCTGCGGCAGGAAGTTCCCTATTCCGTGGCTGTTGACGTGGAAAACTGGGAAGAAGACGAGGAGCGCGGGCAGACGGTCATTCATGCCACCATTTACGTGGCCCGCCCCATGCACAAGGCCATGGTCATCGGCCGGGCCGGGCAGTCCATCAAGGCCATCGGCACCGAGGCCCGCAAGGACATTCAGACGCTGGTGGGCGGCAAGGTGCATCTGGAGCTTTGGGTCAAGGTGCGCGAGCACTGGACTGAAGACGCGGCCTTTTTGCGCGACATCGGCATGATGGCGGAGTAG
- a CDS encoding cytochrome C has product MIFPILHIPGVGDGMTIAMDAVLHVVISHGLAIGFMTMLILFQTMTYAGKGPHWARISRSLLGPAVVVITSVGAVTGVGIWFITGILAPEGIGSLIHLFFWPWFIEWGAFTSEVILLLFYYYLWDRLAEKHPGRLTALGWGYVTMAVISAILISGILGFMLTPAGWPWGQTFDQAYYNPTFAPQVFLRLAGGLAIGSLLLTAWIAWRFKGTREERGSALRLAGGVFLGCVAVGAVSAWVYFSRVPMTFLTHWKFAVATSYMSQKPDFLPALNAVAVGVLCLTGLVAVLRWPVVCRILCIPAILLSVFMVMEFERIREFVRGPYLLPGYMYANQVPLAEKLAVDETKASYLPRMRWVDDNGTLPPDMVAGKALFAANCGVCHTTVKGGLNNIGIRVAGRTLDSLNAIVSITENLGPFMTPFTGSEPERLLLASYIYMLGKEQGYIKIPQAPKAPAAQAAAREAK; this is encoded by the coding sequence ATGATTTTTCCCATACTGCACATTCCGGGTGTTGGCGATGGCATGACCATCGCCATGGACGCCGTGCTGCACGTCGTCATAAGTCACGGTCTGGCCATTGGCTTCATGACCATGCTGATCCTTTTTCAAACCATGACGTACGCGGGCAAGGGGCCGCACTGGGCGCGCATCAGCCGCAGCCTGCTGGGCCCGGCGGTGGTGGTCATCACTTCCGTGGGCGCGGTGACGGGCGTGGGCATCTGGTTCATCACCGGCATTCTCGCGCCAGAGGGCATAGGCTCGCTTATCCACCTCTTTTTCTGGCCCTGGTTCATCGAGTGGGGGGCCTTTACCTCTGAAGTTATCCTGCTGCTTTTTTACTACTATCTGTGGGACAGGCTGGCGGAGAAACATCCCGGCCGTCTGACCGCCCTGGGGTGGGGCTATGTGACCATGGCCGTCATCTCGGCCATCCTTATCTCGGGTATTCTGGGCTTCATGCTCACGCCTGCCGGCTGGCCCTGGGGACAGACTTTTGATCAGGCTTACTACAACCCCACCTTTGCGCCGCAAGTGTTTTTGCGGCTGGCTGGCGGGCTTGCCATAGGCTCGCTGCTGCTGACAGCCTGGATAGCCTGGCGCTTCAAGGGCACGCGGGAGGAGCGGGGCAGCGCCCTGCGGCTCGCGGGCGGCGTTTTTCTTGGCTGTGTGGCCGTGGGCGCGGTCAGCGCGTGGGTGTACTTCTCGCGCGTGCCCATGACCTTTCTCACCCACTGGAAGTTCGCAGTGGCAACGTCCTACATGTCGCAGAAGCCGGACTTTCTGCCCGCCCTCAATGCCGTTGCGGTGGGGGTGCTTTGCCTCACCGGGCTGGTCGCCGTACTGCGCTGGCCGGTGGTATGCCGCATTCTCTGCATCCCGGCTATCCTGCTCAGCGTGTTTATGGTGATGGAATTCGAGCGCATACGTGAATTCGTGCGCGGGCCGTATCTGCTGCCCGGATATATGTACGCCAACCAGGTGCCGCTGGCGGAAAAGCTGGCGGTTGACGAAACCAAGGCAAGCTATCTGCCGCGTATGCGCTGGGTGGACGACAACGGTACGCTGCCGCCGGACATGGTGGCGGGCAAGGCGCTGTTTGCCGCCAACTGCGGCGTGTGCCACACCACGGTCAAGGGCGGGCTGAACAATATCGGCATCCGTGTGGCCGGGCGCACCCTGGACAGCCTCAACGCCATTGTGTCCATTACGGAAAACCTCGGCCCCTTCATGACGCCCTTTACCGGGTCTGAGCCGGAGCGCCTGCTGCTGGCCAGCTACATTTACATGCTCGGAAAAGAGCAGGGCTATATCAAGATACCGCAGGCGCCGAAAGCTCCGGCAGCCCAGGCGGCGGCCAGGGAGGCGAAATAG
- a CDS encoding c-type cytochrome: MNKWTDLFLLHPLPEGWLNGLLFVTFGLHLLFALLIVGTAVLGFVFFLQDWLDNDQPGQHWNSKFLHTHLGLKSLAVVLGIAPLLLIQIRYSYSFFTATGLFAYAWLAVIPLLIVAFLLIDGFNHSMTSRAWLAMICGVIGVGALLTVPAIFTGALALMERHALWAQFGQSGGQDFATLPALGPHWLLRYLHVIGAALVLGAAFQLFFSTRNNPEKTPRLRSWIFGATLAQILIGIPLLFTVAAELTWIIVAALTVGATAALLVLWVLRPRQSASEPAPRPVPLPAPRSLLWLLPLAFAAMLVGRQFIQDGAMNPLQAANDAYRAERAKTMDPFRQPSLDAYAFKLKTVYDNGDVIYDQACAPCHGLEGKGDGPAARQLIIPAEHVADIRANREYVYTLVRDGVPGSGMPYFRLYDREKIEMVLDAMGKRFGMFGKTDVPQDREPESDAMIVWAETCSVCHGVEGEITAFGHTLLPPPPDLQQYTMTHSRALEVITNGYPGTVMPPFRHLPQEVLEDLTVISNTFRAVK, from the coding sequence ATGAACAAATGGACTGATCTCTTCCTCCTGCATCCCCTGCCCGAGGGCTGGCTCAACGGCCTGCTTTTTGTGACCTTTGGCCTGCACCTGCTGTTTGCCCTGCTTATTGTGGGCACGGCCGTGCTGGGATTTGTGTTCTTTTTGCAGGACTGGCTGGACAATGATCAGCCGGGCCAGCACTGGAACAGCAAGTTCCTGCACACCCACCTGGGACTCAAAAGTCTGGCTGTGGTGCTTGGCATTGCGCCTCTGCTGCTCATACAGATCCGCTATTCCTACTCCTTCTTCACGGCCACGGGGCTTTTCGCCTATGCGTGGCTGGCGGTGATACCCCTGCTGATCGTGGCCTTTCTGCTTATTGACGGCTTTAACCATTCAATGACGAGCCGCGCCTGGCTGGCCATGATCTGCGGCGTCATCGGCGTGGGAGCCCTGCTTACGGTGCCTGCCATCTTTACCGGGGCGCTGGCGCTGATGGAGCGGCATGCCCTGTGGGCGCAGTTCGGGCAGTCGGGCGGACAGGATTTCGCCACCTTGCCCGCCCTGGGGCCGCACTGGCTGTTGCGCTATCTGCATGTCATCGGCGCGGCTCTTGTGCTTGGCGCGGCCTTTCAGCTCTTTTTCTCCACAAGGAACAATCCGGAGAAAACCCCGCGCCTGCGGAGCTGGATTTTCGGCGCTACCCTTGCGCAGATACTCATAGGCATTCCGCTGCTGTTCACTGTGGCCGCAGAGCTTACCTGGATCATCGTTGCGGCGCTTACGGTGGGCGCGACGGCTGCCCTGCTGGTCTTGTGGGTGCTGCGTCCCCGCCAGTCCGCTTCGGAACCGGCCCCAAGGCCCGTGCCGCTGCCCGCGCCGCGCAGTCTGCTCTGGCTGCTGCCCCTGGCCTTTGCGGCCATGCTGGTGGGCCGCCAGTTCATACAGGACGGGGCCATGAATCCCCTTCAGGCCGCCAACGACGCCTACCGCGCCGAGCGGGCCAAGACCATGGATCCTTTCCGTCAGCCTTCGCTGGACGCCTACGCCTTCAAGCTCAAGACCGTGTATGACAACGGCGACGTCATTTACGATCAGGCCTGCGCGCCCTGTCATGGTCTGGAAGGCAAGGGCGACGGCCCCGCAGCCAGGCAGCTGATTATACCTGCCGAGCATGTGGCCGACATCCGGGCCAACAGGGAATACGTCTACACCCTGGTGCGGGACGGGGTGCCCGGTTCCGGCATGCCGTACTTCCGCCTGTATGACCGCGAAAAGATCGAGATGGTGCTGGACGCCATGGGCAAGCGCTTTGGCATGTTCGGCAAGACCGATGTGCCGCAGGACCGCGAGCCGGAGAGCGACGCCATGATCGTATGGGCTGAAACCTGCTCTGTCTGCCACGGCGTGGAGGGCGAGATCACCGCTTTCGGGCATACCCTGCTGCCCCCGCCGCCGGATTTGCAGCAGTACACCATGACCCATTCCCGTGCGCTTGAGGTCATCACCAACGGCTACCCCGGCACGGTCATGCCGCCATTCCGCCACCTGCCCCAGGAAGTGCTGGAGGATCTGACCGTCATCAGCAATACCTTCAGGGCGGTGAAGTAA